The DNA sequence TCATGTTACACATCCAAAAAGGCAATGATAGAAGCGTTACGCGACTTAGCTAATACTTACCTATTGTGCCCCAGATTTCTTGGCCTTGAACATGCTGATGGACCGTGTTTTTCATATCAAATCGGTAAATGTAATGGTGCCTGCTCATGCAAAGAACAAAATATGAAATATAATTTACGCTTTACGCAAGCTTTTGCTAATACACGTGTTAAACCTTGGCCATTCAAATCTGCTGTTGCAATAAGTGAATCAAACACACACATGACCCAAACACATATAGTTAATAACTGGATATACTACAAACTTATAACTATTTCGTCAGAACTTATGGATCCGGTAGAAGAATTTTTCCCCGGAAATTTCGATTGGGATACATATCTTATTTTGAAACGCTTTCTTATATCAAAGTATAAACACTCCAATTTAGCAATAAAAAACATCGATAATTATTAGTAGAACATATAGTTTAATACATTAAACTATAATATTTTATTTGGATGCATTTGCTCTTTTAAGGTTAGATCGATAAAATAACTTATATGGATGCGTTAACCGTGTTTTTAATTATTTTGTCTATCGGTGTAGCTACGTCAACAGTTGCAATTATCTTGGTTGTTTACTTTGCTATTCGGACACTTAAATTAATTCAAGAAACGCTCTTGGATGTAAGACAGGCAAGTGGTGAAATTAAAGATAGTGTTAAGTTGGACGGAGCCGGTTACATCTTTTCCACCCTTTATAAAATCGCCAAAAGCAAATATCGCAAATGGAATAAATAGACATCCACAGTCTAAACGACCACAAACTTTCTATGAAAAAGATTGATCACCGCTTGGCTTCAGTCGCACTTTCAATAGTCGTTTTTGCAAAGTAGAAATACATATTTTCACACTTTACAAGTGCACCTCTTCGTGAAGTTTTGGTAAGTAAATATTATCAATTTTGTACATTTCCCTAATTTTATCGCCCAGTTGCTCTCTCGGACCATCGTCTTCTCCGTGAATCAAAATAACCTTACTTACACCTTGGATTTTATCTAACCAAGTTAATAACTTTTTTTGATCGGCGTGTGCACTCAAGCTATCGATAACCTTTATCTGGGCATTAACGGGTATCGTCTCCCCATCAATTTCAACCTCTTTGGCGCCTTCTTTAATCTCACGCCCTAAAGTTTCTTCGCCCTGATAACCAACCATAACAAGCCGATTGTTTGCATCCGACAAATACTTGGCTGCGTGCGCGACAATTCTTCCTCCGGTCATCATGCCACTTCCTGCGATAATAATACGGACACCACCGGCACCTTCAATACGCTTACTCTGTTTCGCGCTTCTGGTTACAATTAAACCTGGAAAATCGAAGGGGTCACCTTCACTAAATTCTTTAATAATACCTTCGTTGTAAAGAGGGATGTAGTTTTTATAAATTTCGGTTGCGTTTATCCCCATCGGGCTGTCTAAGTATACCGGTGTTGATTCTTTGATATATCCGAGCCGTTTTAATTCTTTCATCATATAAAGTAGCATTTGTGTGCGTTCAAGTGAAAATGCCGGAATCATGAGAACCGATTTATCATTCTCTGAGGCGTTAATTTCCATTTGTAAAATTCTAAGAGCATCTTCTTTGGGATGTACCCGATCACCGTAAGTACTTTCCATAACAACAGTGTCTGATTTGGAAAAATAACTTGTAGGTTTTAGTAGCATGTCGGGGGTGTTTCCTAAATCACCGCTAAATACGATTGATTTAGCATTATCAATTTGCGTCACCAAAATACTTGCCGAACCGAGAAGATGCCCGGCATCTTTGTATACAACTTGATATCCGCTCACTGTAAACTCCGTTTCGTAGTTTACAATTCTAAACCGGGAAAGTATGTTCTCGACATCTTCTTCGGTATAAAGAGGATCGACGCCGTCATCAAGCGATTGAATTCGGGCTGCATCAAATAACACTATTTCGGTTAAATCGCGTGTTGCCTTCGTTGCATAAATATTTCCCGTAAAGCCCATGCGCGCAAGCAAAGGCAATCGCCCACAATGATCCAAATGTGCATGTGTTAAAAGAACGTTGTCAATTTCACCCGCGGTAAACGTCGGGGTCTGAAAATTTAAATCCCATACTTCCTTCGTTCCTTGGAACATACCACAATCAACCATCAAACCACGGTTGTTGTCACCGATTAACAAATGACATGATCCCGTTACTGTTCCCGCCGCTCCATGAAAGACTAATTTTTTCATTTGTTTCTTTTTTTCAATAAATATTTTTGATGATATTCTTCGGCTTGATAAAATTTTGGGGTTTGGATTATTTGCGTGGCAATTTCTTTATTGTGTAGTTTTGCCTGACTAAACTTCGATGTCTCTGCAAGTAATTTTTGCTTATCATCGTGGTAAAATATTACTGATTTATATTGTGTACCTATATCAACGCCTTGACCGTTTGTCTGTGTTGGATCATGACTCGACCAAAAAGTATCTAGTAATTTTTCATAAGAAATTACCTCAGGATCATAAAAAACCTCAATCGCTTCCACGTGGCCTGTTTTACCGCTACACACCATATCATATGTTGGATTTTCTTGACTACCGCCCGCATACCCAACAATAACATTAGTAACACCGGGGAGTTTTGAGAATATTTCATCGGGATGCCAAAAACACCCAAGTGCAAAAGTTGCCTTCATATATACAGTTTAAACATA is a window from the Candidatus Woesebacteria bacterium genome containing:
- a CDS encoding MBL fold metallo-hydrolase, which gives rise to MKKLVFHGAAGTVTGSCHLLIGDNNRGLMVDCGMFQGTKEVWDLNFQTPTFTAGEIDNVLLTHAHLDHCGRLPLLARMGFTGNIYATKATRDLTEIVLFDAARIQSLDDGVDPLYTEEDVENILSRFRIVNYETEFTVSGYQVVYKDAGHLLGSASILVTQIDNAKSIVFSGDLGNTPDMLLKPTSYFSKSDTVVMESTYGDRVHPKEDALRILQMEINASENDKSVLMIPAFSLERTQMLLYMMKELKRLGYIKESTPVYLDSPMGINATEIYKNYIPLYNEGIIKEFSEGDPFDFPGLIVTRSAKQSKRIEGAGGVRIIIAGSGMMTGGRIVAHAAKYLSDANNRLVMVGYQGEETLGREIKEGAKEVEIDGETIPVNAQIKVIDSLSAHADQKKLLTWLDKIQGVSKVILIHGEDDGPREQLGDKIREMYKIDNIYLPKLHEEVHL
- the msrA gene encoding peptide-methionine (S)-S-oxide reductase MsrA, which translates into the protein MKATFALGCFWHPDEIFSKLPGVTNVIVGYAGGSQENPTYDMVCSGKTGHVEAIEVFYDPEVISYEKLLDTFWSSHDPTQTNGQGVDIGTQYKSVIFYHDDKQKLLAETSKFSQAKLHNKEIATQIIQTPKFYQAEEYHQKYLLKKRNK